The segment CCGTCAGCTGCTCAGCCTGCGCGAGAACACCCTCGCCCTGAAGGGCATCCGCCGCCAGCAGGCCGAACTCGAGCGGCTGGCGCTCAGCGACTCGCTCACCGGGCTGCCCAACCGGGCCCGGTTCGGGGTCGCGCTGGCCGAGCGGATCGGCGCCCACCAGGCCGCCGGCGCGCTGCTGATCGACGTCGACGACTTCAAGATGATCAACGACACGCTCGGCCCGGCCGCCGGTGACCAGCTGCTCTTCCAGGTCGCGCAGCGGCTGCGGGATCGCTGCGGCGCCGGCGAGATGCCGGCCCGGCTCGGCGGTGACGAGTTCGCCGTACTGCTGCCGGTCGACGACCCGGAAGCGGCCGAGGAGGCCGCCGGCCGGGTGCTGCTCGCCTTCGCCGACCCGTTCCGGGTCGGCGACCAGACGCTGCTGCTGCACTCCAGCGCCGGCATCGCGCTGGCGGGCACCGGCGAGACCGCGGACGAGGTGCTCCGCAACGCCGATATCGCGATGTACGCGGCCAAGGAGTCCGGCAAGGCGTCCTGGGTACGCTTCGAGCCGCGGATGCGCCAGGACATGGTGAACCATGCCCGGCTCGCCAGTGAGCTGCAGAACGGCATCATCCGCGGCGAGCTGCGGCTGCTCTACCAGCCCGTCTTCGACCTGGTCACCGGGCGGTTGCACGGCGCGGAGGCGTTGGTGCGGTGGCAGCATCCGAGTCGTGGTTTCGTGTCGCCGGGTGAGTTCATCCCGGTGGCCGAGCGGTCCGGGCTGATCGTGCCGCTCGGGGCGTGGGTGCTGCGGGAGGCGTGCACGCAGCTGTCGCGGTGGCGCCAGGCGCACCCGAACGCGATCGAGGCGGTCAACGTGAACGTGGCGGTCCGGCAGTTGCGGGAGGCCGGGTTCGTCGACGAGGTCGCGGCGGTGCTCAGCGACACCGGGCTGATGCCGAACAACCTGATCCTGGAGGTCACGGAGTCCTCGGTGGTCGACGGCTGGCAGGTCCGCGAGACGCTGCAGGCGTTGCACGAGATGGGCGTACGCCTGGCCCTGGATGATTTCGGCACCGGCCAGTCGTCGCTCAGCCTGCTGCGCGCCTTCCCGGTCGACGTCCTCAAGCTCGACAAGTCGTTCGTCGACGGGATCGCCGACGGCGAGGACCGCGGCCGCGTCGCGGTGGCCGCGGCGGTCGCCCAACTGGCGGAACATCTGCAGCTCAAGGCGGTCGCCGAAGGCATCGAGAGCGAAGAGCAGGTGGACCGGCTGCGGCAGATGGGCTACCGGTACGGGCAGGGCTTCTTCATGGCCAAGCCGCTGCCGGCGGACGAGTGCGGCGCGCTGATGGCCGCCGACCCGGTCCGGGCCCGCGCCGCGTAGCCGAAAATCCGGTGGACCTCAAGACCTGTTGAGGTAATACGGTCTTGGGATGGCCGTCATCCGGGGGAACGTGAAGACCTTCTATCAGCTGCTCGGCAACACGCTGCTGGTGTCGGTCATGAATTTCACGGTGTGGTTCGCCGTCACCTTCTGGGTGTACCTGCAGACCAGATCGGTCTTCGCCACCGGGATGATCTCCGGCATCTTCCTGGTGCTGACCGCGCTCACCGGCATCTGGTTCGGCAGCCTCGTCGACGGGCACCGCAAGAAGACCGCGTTGCAGGGCTCGGCCGTCGCGTCCTTCCTGCTGTACGCGGCCGCGTTCGCCCTCTACCTGGTCACCCCGGAGGACGAGTTCCGTGACCCGGCGAGCGCGCTGCTCTGGGCGTTCGTCCTGCTGCTGATGTTCGGGGTGATCGCCGGCAACATCCGGACCATCGCGCTGCCCACCCTGGTCACGCTGCTGATCGAGGAGGACACCCGGGACCGGGCGAACGGTCTGGTCGGCACGGTCTCCGGCACCACGTTCCTGGTCACCTCGGTGATCAGCGGGCTGCTGGTGGCGCTGGACGGGATGTTCTCGGTGCTGCTGCTGGCGCTGGTGGTGCTCGGGCTCGCCGTCGCGCACCTGGCCTTCGTGACGATCCCCGAGCGGGGGGTGCTGCACACCGGCGAGGACGTGCCGAAATCCGGCGTCGACCTGCGCGGCACCCTGCGGCTGATCGCCGGGGTGCCCGGGCTGACCGCGCTGATCCTGTTCAGCACGTTCAACAACTTCCTCGGCGGCGTCTTCATGGCGCTCGCCGATGCGTACGGGTTGTCGCTCGTGTCCGTGCAGGCGTGGGGCCTGCTGTGGGGCGTGCTCAGCACCGGCTTCATCATCGGCGGGCTGCTGGTCTCGCGGACCGGTCTGGGCAAACGCCCGGTCCGGCTCCTGCTGCTGATCAACCTGGTGCTCTGGACGATCATCATCGTGTTCCCGCTGTGGGCGTCGATCATCCCGCTGGCAATCGGCTTCTTCCTGTACATGGTCCTGGTGCCGTACGCCGAGGCCACCGAGCAGACCATCCTGCAGCGCGTGGTGCCGTACGAACGGCAGGGCCGCGTCTTCGGCCTGGCGCAGAGCGTGGAACAGGCCGCCTCCCCGCTGACCGCGTTCCTGATCTCGCCGATCACCCAGTTCGTCTTCATCCCGTTCATGACCGACGGCGCCGGCGCCCGCACCATCGGCCCGTGGTTCGGCACCGGCGCCGACCGCGGCATGGCCCTGGTCTTCATCCTGACCGGCCTGATCGGCGTGATCGCCACGTCGCTCGCCCTGCTCAGCCGCCCCTACCGCCGCCTGAGCCGCCGCCTGGCCGAGAACCCTGCCTCGGCCGAGCCCAGCGCCGAGGACGACACCGTGCCCACCGTAAGTCCATGATCTGACATCGACGCGCGTCGCTCTCTGTCATGCTGCGCTCACTTGCAGCGAGAGGGGATCGATGGTGAGCTGGTTGAACCCGGAGCGTCCGTCGTCGGAGCGGCCCCGCACACCCGCGCCGGTGCCCTCGCTGCCACCTACACCGTCAGAGATTGTGCGGTCTGCCCCGGCGGATGCGCTGCACGGTCCGACGAGCCGGCTGAAATCGCTCGTCGCCGGCTCGGACGCGGCAGAGGCGGCGTACGCCCGGTTAACCCAGCGTCTGCGCCGGCTGGAAAGGGACGAAACTACCGAGGCGGCCATCGCCGCCACGTCAGCCGTCCTGGACCTCGGGCGGGCGGTCTCCGACCCCGCCTTCCTCGTCCGCCGCACCTCCGGCGAGCTGTCGGCGATCGAGACTCAGTTCAACCAGTTGGCCCGCCGTCTCGACGGCCCGATGGACGACCTCGACCTCCGCCTGCGGCGCAGCGAACTTCCGCCGCTCTGGTTGGACGTGGTGGCGCCGGCCCACGACCGCCTGGTGGTCTGGGAGAGTAGCGCCCCGTGCGAACCGCAACGCCTGACGACCGCGGACACCCCGGTCGTGGTCCAGGCCAACAACTGCCGGTTGGACGCCCGGGAGCACTACCGGATCCGCCGTGTCTCGCTGGACTGCGAAGACCTCTACCGGGACCCGGCCGTGCTCGAGGCGTTCCTGACCATGATGCTGGACCCCAGCGAGGCGAATCACGAGGCGTTCAAGGCCCGGGTGAGTCCCGGTCTGCCGGACCGTGCGCCGGAAGGGGAGCGAAGGTGCGGGCGGCAGCTTCCCCCGAGTGTCGCGATGCTCGCGGACGGGGCGGACGTGGTCGCCCAAGGCGACAACTCCCGCCTGCGCACCGAGACCTGCTACCACGTCGAGGAGGCGGCCATCCCGCTGGCCGAACTGCTCGTCGACAACCGGGACCTGGCCGTGGCGATGGCCGCCCGGTTCGGGGCCGGCCCGGCCGACCGGAGCGCCGGCGATCCGCTCGGCATCATTCGCGGCATGGTCGACGGGATCGCTGACGAGGACCTGCTCACCTACACCGACGAGCTGGGCCGCGGGGCCTCGGTCTCGCGATCCCTCTTCGAACAGCGGGTCAACCTCGCCGGTGCGGTGATGGTGGGCTACGGGAACCAGCTGAACCAGAGCACCCGGATCGGCCTCGCGTGGGGCGCCGGCTGGATGCTCAAGGAAATGATCGGCAAGAAGCTGAAAGAGCTGGCGAAGACCGTCGAACTCACGCAGCCGCCGCAGCCGCAGCATCAGTTGTCGCCGCTCAGCGCGGTCGAGCCGCCGCAGCCTGCACCGTCGCCCGTCAGGCCGGTCATGCCGTCGGAGCAGAGGCCGGCGTCCAGCATTCCCCGATCAACAACGCCGCCGATACCCCGGCGTGACGTCGAGGCGCCGGGACTGGATCTCTGGTGAGGCCACCGATGCGGATCGGGCTGATCGCACTCGGGGCGCTGCTGGTCGTCGCCGGTGTGGTCTTCGCGGTCGTCGACCTCGGCGCCGCCGATCAGGTGGCCAGCGTGGCCAGTTTCGTGCTGGCCGCTCTCGTCGCCGGCCGCGCGCTCCTCACCCGCCCCGCTGCGCCACCGGCGGAGCCACCCGCCGGGCCGGCGTCCGACCCGCCCACCGGTGGACCCGGCTCCCGAACCGCGATCAATTCCGGGGTCGTGTTCATGGGAGACGGGGCCTTCGCACGAGTGAAGATCAAGAACCGCGGCGGGAGGTCCGTCCTCCGCTGGTGGCGCTGATCGGTGCGGCGCCGACAGGCCGCCCGCCTCACCGGCGGGCGGCCTCCGTGGGACCTTGTCAGGCTTCGACCTCGGCGCGGTCCTCGGTCGCCCAGAGGGTGTGGAACGAGCCCGGCTTGTCCACCCGGTGGTAGGTGTGCGCGCCGAAGAAGTCGCGCTGGCCCTGGATCAGGGCGGCCGGCAGGCGCTGCGCGCGCAGGCCGTCGTAGTAGGCCAGCGCGGACGCGAAGCCGGGCGCGGGGATGCCCTGCTGCGCGGCGGTCGCCACCACGCGGCGCCACGCGTCCTGGGCGCCGCTGACCGCGTCCAGGAAGTACTGGTCGACGAGCAGCGTGGCCAGGGTCGGCTGCTTGTCGTACGCCTGCTTGATGAAGTCGAGGAACTTGGCCCGGATGATGCAGCCGGCCCGCCAGATCTTCGCCATCGCGCCGGGGTCGATCTCCCAGCCGTACTCCTTGCTGGCCGCCTGGATCTGCTGGAAGCCCTGGGCGTACGCCACGATCTTGGAGGCGAACAGCGCCTGCTCGACGTCGGCCACCAAATCTCCGGAGTGCGCGCCGGCGGTGACCGACGGGCCCGGCAGGCCCGCGTCGGCGGCGGCCTTGCGTTCCGCCTTGCCGCCGGAGAGCGCCCGGGCGAAGACCGACTCGGCGATGCCGGAGACCGGTACGCCCAGGTCCAGCGCCGCCTGCACGGTCCAGCGGCCGGTGCCCTTCTGCTCCGCCTGGTCCAGCACGACGTCCACGAACGGCTGGCCGGTGGCGGCGTCCACCTGCTTGAGCACCTCGGCGGTGATCTCGATCAGGTACGAGCCGAGCCGCCCCTCGTTCCATTGGCCGAAGATGCCGGCTATGTCGGCCGGCGAGTGCCCGCCGATCTGCCGGAGCAGGTCGTACGCCTCGGCGATGAGCTGCATGTCCGCGTACTCGATGCCGTTGTGCACCATCTTCACGAAGTGACCGGCGCCGTCCGGGCCGACGTGCACGCAGCACGGCTCCCCGTCCACCTTCGCCGCGATGTCCTCGAGCAGCGGGCCGAGCGCCTCGTACGACTCCTTCGGGCCACCCGGCATGATCGACGGGCCGTGCAGCGCGCCCTCCTCGCCGCCGGAGACGCCGGCGCCCACGAAGTGCAGGCCCTTCGCCTTGAGCGCCGCCTCCCGCCGCCGGGTGTCCGCGTAGTGCGCGTTGCCCGCGTCGATCAGCATGTCGCCCTCTTCGAGCAGCGGGGCGAACTCGTCGATCACGGCGTCGGTGGCCGGCCCGGCCTTCACCATGATGACCACACGGCGCGGGCGCTCCAGGCTCGCGACGAACTCCTCCGCGGTCTCGGCCGGCAGGAAGGTGCCCTCGTGGCCGAAGTTCTCGACGAGCTCCTTGGTGCGGCCGTAGGACCGGTTGTGCAACGCCACGGTGTGCCCGTGCCGGGCGAAGTTCCGGGCCAGGTTGCGGCCCATCACCGCCAGGCCGGTGACTCCGATCTGCGCCTTCTGCGACATCACTACGTCCTTCCTCAGTACCCGCCCGTTACGGGCCCCGCCGTCATTCTTACGGGATGCGGCCCCTCGGGGTTCGATCTCGTCCACGTGGTGAGCGCCCGGCCGGGGAAAAGTGGAGATCGGCGCGGCGGTACGCTTCCTGCCATGCCGATCCGGACCGCCCTGACCTCCGGATCCTGCTGACATGAGACGCGGCGAGATCTGGACCATCGGCGACCGCGCCGACCTGCGGTACCGCGTACTCGTGCTCTCTGCCGACAGCTACAACGAGCGCGGCAACGCCGCGCCGATCTGCGC is part of the Actinoplanes sp. NBC_00393 genome and harbors:
- a CDS encoding putative bifunctional diguanylate cyclase/phosphodiesterase; translation: MATIAVLVWLLVDTSVLHLGYVGGPVTMAAAVFACQRIARIVQLPRAVRSFWRRLEHASICLLVGAVVALFRANNNTGLSPYVGVPLLAGVLLLLAAFLLLPGPKRTPVAWIRGVLDTATVAVASGLIFWYVVLDLAPEGTSMVARTAAAVVGMGGMLLLVVIGKAAARPQTMVDPAALRVLAVAPLAAIAGNMLLIAGGDWSRLALSVLAIPMVGVSLCVGAHLQRRALTGGERPQGAALSHRSLLNLLPFLAVTATAGLVVSVSAQEMTGRQRTLIIGAVLIAGLVVARQLLSLRENTLALKGIRRQQAELERLALSDSLTGLPNRARFGVALAERIGAHQAAGALLIDVDDFKMINDTLGPAAGDQLLFQVAQRLRDRCGAGEMPARLGGDEFAVLLPVDDPEAAEEAAGRVLLAFADPFRVGDQTLLLHSSAGIALAGTGETADEVLRNADIAMYAAKESGKASWVRFEPRMRQDMVNHARLASELQNGIIRGELRLLYQPVFDLVTGRLHGAEALVRWQHPSRGFVSPGEFIPVAERSGLIVPLGAWVLREACTQLSRWRQAHPNAIEAVNVNVAVRQLREAGFVDEVAAVLSDTGLMPNNLILEVTESSVVDGWQVRETLQALHEMGVRLALDDFGTGQSSLSLLRAFPVDVLKLDKSFVDGIADGEDRGRVAVAAAVAQLAEHLQLKAVAEGIESEEQVDRLRQMGYRYGQGFFMAKPLPADECGALMAADPVRARAA
- a CDS encoding MFS transporter; translation: MAVIRGNVKTFYQLLGNTLLVSVMNFTVWFAVTFWVYLQTRSVFATGMISGIFLVLTALTGIWFGSLVDGHRKKTALQGSAVASFLLYAAAFALYLVTPEDEFRDPASALLWAFVLLLMFGVIAGNIRTIALPTLVTLLIEEDTRDRANGLVGTVSGTTFLVTSVISGLLVALDGMFSVLLLALVVLGLAVAHLAFVTIPERGVLHTGEDVPKSGVDLRGTLRLIAGVPGLTALILFSTFNNFLGGVFMALADAYGLSLVSVQAWGLLWGVLSTGFIIGGLLVSRTGLGKRPVRLLLLINLVLWTIIIVFPLWASIIPLAIGFFLYMVLVPYAEATEQTILQRVVPYERQGRVFGLAQSVEQAASPLTAFLISPITQFVFIPFMTDGAGARTIGPWFGTGADRGMALVFILTGLIGVIATSLALLSRPYRRLSRRLAENPASAEPSAEDDTVPTVSP
- the gndA gene encoding NADP-dependent phosphogluconate dehydrogenase, giving the protein MSQKAQIGVTGLAVMGRNLARNFARHGHTVALHNRSYGRTKELVENFGHEGTFLPAETAEEFVASLERPRRVVIMVKAGPATDAVIDEFAPLLEEGDMLIDAGNAHYADTRRREAALKAKGLHFVGAGVSGGEEGALHGPSIMPGGPKESYEALGPLLEDIAAKVDGEPCCVHVGPDGAGHFVKMVHNGIEYADMQLIAEAYDLLRQIGGHSPADIAGIFGQWNEGRLGSYLIEITAEVLKQVDAATGQPFVDVVLDQAEQKGTGRWTVQAALDLGVPVSGIAESVFARALSGGKAERKAAADAGLPGPSVTAGAHSGDLVADVEQALFASKIVAYAQGFQQIQAASKEYGWEIDPGAMAKIWRAGCIIRAKFLDFIKQAYDKQPTLATLLVDQYFLDAVSGAQDAWRRVVATAAQQGIPAPGFASALAYYDGLRAQRLPAALIQGQRDFFGAHTYHRVDKPGSFHTLWATEDRAEVEA